From the Mesotoga prima MesG1.Ag.4.2 genome, the window CGGCAAAGCTTGGGATTTCTCTCGTACCTGAAGGAAGGAGGATATTCTCAAATCTCACGGTTAGAGAGAATCTTCTTATGGGAGCATACAACAGGAAGGACAAAGAAGAGATAGAAGGCAACTTCGAGGCGGTCTTCTCGCTTTTCCCTGTTCTAAAAGAGAGATTGAAACAGTCCGGAGGAACGCTTTCCGGTGGAGAACAGCAGATGCTGGCTATAGGTAGAAGCCTTATGGCGAATCCCGATCTAATAATGATGGATGAACCTTCGCTCGGTCTAGCACCCATTGTCGTTGAAGAGGTTTTTCAGGCAATCCAGACACTCAATTCGCGGGGAGTTACCATACTGCTTGTCGAACAGAATGCGGCCAAGGCCCTTGAAATATCGAAATATGCTTATGTGCTGGAAACAGGAAAGATTACACTTCAAGGTTCAGCAAAGGAACTACTTGAAAGTGAAGAGGTTAGAAAAGTGTACCTGGGAATTTGAGAGAATCACCCTTAGGCCCCTTTTTGCGGGGCCCTTTTCTTTTTTCTTATGTGCGCCCGCAGCCCCGGTTCTTCTCCCCGCAAAATTCTCTGAATATTCTCGAGATTTCTAGCTATCATGATTACTGCAATGGGTATCAAAAGAAGAGATATTCCCCATCTGTACCCAAAGATTCTGAAAAGGAAGATCATTACTGAAGAGACTGCAATAATGCCCGGAGCCGCGTAGTCCGTAATCGCGATAAAAGCGAGAAGTATGACCATACAGATCAGGGCGACCTGGTAATCAAGACCTATAAGGCCACCGGCCAGTGTTGCGGTTCCCTTCCCACCCTTGAACCTCAGAAAGACGGGATACATATGACCGATCGCGGCAAAACTGGCCGCAATGAAAAGCATCTGATAGGTCCAGTGAGGGGAGACGCCCTTAATAATCAAGATCGTTCCCAGGCCCTTCATGAAGTCGATAGCTCCAGTGAGGATTCCAATCTTCCAGCCCTTTACGGCAACCATGTTGGAAGCTCCCATATTACCGGTGCCCTGTTTTCTTATGTCGAATCCATAGAGACTCTTCCCGATGAGAAATGCTGTGGGAATGGATCCAATCAGATAGGCCAAGAGCGCGGAGAACAAGATTTCCATTTCTACGTCACGACTTCTTTCTAGGGAACCAGGGGACAAATGCGTTTGTTTCTTTCATGTACTCCCTGAATGCCGGGTACTGCTTGTATTTCCGTTCCAGATAGGGCACTCCAGAAACGAATCTCAACAATATGGTTATTGTTATCGGGCTTATGATTGCCCATATTCCCCCTTCAATTGAAAGGGCAATGACGAATATACCCCACCACTGAACGGCCTCGCCGAAATAATTGGGGTGGCGAGAGTATCTCCACAAACCCTTTGTCATTATCTCTCCGGGTTTCTTAGTCTTCACGAAATCCCTCAACTGCTTATCTGCTATTGCTTCGATGGAAAAGCCGCAGACCCAAATAAGAATTCCGAGAACGTCCAAAAATCCAAATGACCTTCCCGAATGGCTATTAATTAGCATTACTGAGTAAGAGATAATCACCATAAAAAGGCCCTGCAACATATAGATCTGCAGGAAGGATCTTATCAATACCTTCTCTCCCCACTTCTCTCTCATCTGAACGTAACGGAAATCCTCACCACGCCCCCAGTTTCTTTTGAAAATATGTGTGGTCAATCTGATTCCCCAAAACGCAATCAAGACAGTCGTGATTACCTGCCTTGCATTGAACTCTCCATACACGAAGAGCGTGAACAAAGCAACAACAACGAATCCAGCGCCCCAGCCTATATCGACAACGGAATTGTCTTTCTTTAAAGTGCCGATAGCAAAGAACAGAGACATGTAAGCAAGGACCACTAAAGAACTGGAAAGAATCACATAAGTCATCTCTTCACCTCACTTGATATTGACATCGGGAGACCAGGTGTCTCTTTCGCAAAGCACGGAAACGCTTACAGCACCGACCCCCGCGCTAATACCAACAACAGGGGAGACTTCCATAATGTACTCGGGCTTCTTTCCAAGCAGTTTCATGAGGCTTTCCTCGTACGCTTTTGCGGTCTTGTGGGCATGAGCGTGAGTAATATTGTAAGATACAACGCTGCACTTTCTGTTCAGCTCTTCCACGAAACCAAGTATCTTTTTCATGTTGCCTAACTTGCTGAAGGCCTTTCCGTAGAGTTTCGAATTTCCTTCCTTGTCTACCGATACAATCGGCTTAAGATTCATTGCCTTACCGACCAGCCCTAGAACTGGACTTACCCTTCCACCTTTCACCATGTACTTCAAAGTGTTGACACTCACGAAGATCCTTGTGTTTTTAGACAGGGACTCGATTGTTTTTGCGATCTCATCGTGGCTACGACCTTCCTCTATCATTCTGGCGGCCGTGAGCGCGAGCAGACCAATGGACCCCGAAACATGCCGGGAGTTTATTACGCTGATCTTTTTGTCCTTCATGCGTTCTGCGGCTTTGGTGCTGGCGTTCCATGTACCGCTTAGTTTGTCCGAGACGTGGATAGCTATAATAGAATCATAATGGGTTCCAAGAAAGTGGTACAAATTCTGGAAAGTGTTCAATCCCGGTTGAGCCGAAACCGGATAGTCCTCCGTCGTGTCGAGAAGCGTGTAGAACTGATCTGCCTTCAACGTTATTTTGTCTAGATACTGACTCTTGCCGAAGTTGAGATACAATGGCACCATCTGAATCTGGTAGTAGTCAATTACCTCCTTCGGTAAATCGCAAACGGAGTCAACAACAAGTGCGATCGGATACTTCCTCTTCTGACTCACCCTGTACTGCATCTCCATGTCATCGACTTTCTGCTGAGTAACTGTGCCGAAGTCCTTCAGCTTGAAGAAGAGCTCTGCCGGTTCATTAGTATGAACGTGGATTCTTGCCTTAGTGTCCGTTCCCGCTACCAGGGCGGAATCTCCGAACTGACTGATGATCGACTTTATTCCATTGACGTCCAGTCGAGAACCTTCGATTATCGCCTCGGTGCAGTATCTGTTCTTGATGTTGCCTTCATCTATATGGACGTGTTTTTTCAATTCGATATCGGGGATGATCTCGTCTTCAAGATTGACGCCTCTTCCGCTCAGAAAAGTCTTTATACCTTCGATGAAGGCTACGAAGCCCTTCGCTCCGGCGTCGACTACGCCGGCCTTCTTCAGCACGGCCAGCTTCTCCGGTGTTTCTTCGAGAGACTTGAGCGCTACTTCGTTCGACCGTTCGACCATCTCGAAAAACGATCTTTCCGAGTCTTCTATGGCGATCAAAGCCTCGGCCCAATCCTTCATCACGGTCAGCATCGTCCCCTCGACGGGGGTTACCATAGCATCATAGGCATATGAAATCGCTTCATGTGCTGCCTTTGCGAAGGTCTTTCTATCGATACTGTCTCTGTCTCCAATGATGGTACTCAGTCCGTGCATATACTGGGCGAATATCGCTCCAGAGTTTCCACGAGCTCCCATGAGTGCGGCATCGGCTATCGATCGCGTTGTCTTGCCAATCGAATGAGAGACATCTGTCAGCTCAAGAATAGACCGCATCGTAGAGGCGAGATTCGTTCCGGTGTCGCCGTCGGGAACAGGAAAGACGTTTATCCTGTTCAGGTCGTTCTGCTCTCTTATTACGGCAGTGGCACCAGAAGAAAAGGCATTGAAGAACATCGTTCCGTCAAGCAGATTCAAAAATTTGGAGCTCATCGTTACCTCCCACTAATTAGTTCGATTATTGATATGTTAGCACAATGACCGGGGATTAGTCAGATGGTCACGATACATAAAAAAATCGCCCGCTGAAAGCGGGCGATCGGGTTCCTTATATGGACAATCGATTACTTCGCAATTCTAACTTTTGCTGCCTGAGGACCCTTTGGACCGTCTTCGACTTCGAATTCGACTCTCTGTCCTTCGTCAAGGGTCTTGAAACCGTCCATCTCAATAGCTGAGAAGTGAACGAAAACGTCCCCACCGTCATCCTTAGTAATGAATCCATAACCTTTTGTTCCGTTGAACCACTTTACTGTTCCTGTCATACTTAAATGTTCCTCCTTAAAACTACCTTGCACCACTTGCAAAGCGATAGTGTCCTTTGGACAGAATGATTATAACACACACAACTGAATAAAATGCAAGCCGATTCCAAATGAATTTGATTATTTCTAAAATGCAAGCTGTTCAATATGCGAAAAGCCGCGCACATAGTAGTTGCTATGCATTATCAAAAGTTCCTTTTTTTTCTGTCCAGAAGTTCCTTCAGGCCCAGTAAAAGCTTGTGAAACTCTCTGCACTGATAGATTTCCGGTTCTAGATTCCCATATTTGACTGGAACATAGATTTCCGTAAGTTCAATTAGAAGATGCTTCAGCGAAGCCTCCGTCTCCTGAATCAGTTCGAAGGGAGTTAGCTGGCAATACTCTTCAAAGTAGAACTCTCTTAACCACTTGTAGCTTGAGATAATGAATTCTCTGTCCTCACTGAATTTGGGAGGTACAGACGCGCTTTGACGAACCTCCGTCAAGATCGTGTCTTTGGATTTAAGAGTTGAAGATACAGTCTGGTTCTTTCTAGCAATGACTGTCACAAAATACGCAAGAAGGGCAGAAAGAAGGAGAATTCCAGCTAGAGTCGACCATCTGAGAATATTGTAAGCCGCCGATTTGTTAAGGATGGCTTCGGGTTCATCTTCTTCGTTTTCTTCAGGCAGTCCTGTAACCGATTGGGAAGGCGCAAAGGACGTCTGATTGGAGGGACCGCCCGTCCCTAATACGATCTCTTCGGAAAGAGGGAGAGATCTTAAATACATGAATCCTCCAATCAGTACTGCCACTATCGAAAGAAGAACAATAGACGGAGGGATAAGACGACTCCATCGCCCCATTTCCAGGATGGCCTTCCTGGATACAACAATTACAAGGATCAAAGCTATTGTGTAGAATCCAAAGAGAAAGACAGAGTCTATAAGCCGTACCTCGGCGACTTCTTCAAGGACAAGAAAGTCGAAATCATCTGCAGAACCTCTTGAAGAGGGTCGAGATGTCAATACCGTAGCGTCTTTGGTGAGACCCTCTTCTGGGAATAATTCCTTTTCGCTTTCTACTAGGTTGGCCGTAGAGGTTCTTTCTTCATTTGATAAGATGCCTCCTCTGTAGTTTCCCAAAAGGCTCAGAGAAAGCAGGGGGATCAAGATTGATAGCAAAAGGAAGAGTCTCGGAACATTGCGTGTCATGAGAAGTCTGACAAGGATTACGGCAAGTGTAATGTAAGCTCCGGTTTGAAAGAGATTGGGACTAAAAGAAAGCGAAACTCCTACCATGAAGAGACCGGGAACTGCAAGACGGACACTTCTGTCCATCGAGAGTATTACTCCCACAATAGATCCCAGTGCAGAAAGCGATTGTACGACATCCGTTCTCAAGACGCCTATAAGCAGTATCGTAGTAGTGAAGAGTAAGACCGGGAGAACGAAGTAGATACTGCAGCCGGCCTTCGTTCTTCCAAAGTAGAAGAGAAAGCCTACCATTCCTGCGAGGATTAGTGCTAAAACAACTCCACCGGAAAAGAACAGCTGTACATAACTGACAGCGAATACAACGATCGAGGCGGCTATAGAGGTTTTGTCTATTTTAGAGATCTAGAAGCACCTCCTGAATCGACTGGTCGTCTCCGACCACTCGTACGATTATCTGCTCTTCTTCGAGGAAGGCCGCGCGTTTCTTAAGCTCATCGATCGTTTTCGGAAGCATCTGATAAGATACGTTTCTCTTCATCCACGGTTCTCTGGGACTGAACGGTATTATAAGGACTACGACTCTACTGGCGTGAGACCTTGCCCTCAAGAGTTGGGGCAGAATCTCCTCGCCGAGATATAGCGATATTAGGACAACAGTTGTCGAGGGATCGAACTGTTCAAGGTCGTCTTCAATTATTTCGCATAGCTGAGATCCATGATCGATACCCTTTGTATTTGAAAGGGCTTCGGCGAAGTCTATCCAGTCTCTTCCCCGATCGCTCAATCTCAATACCTCTTCTCCCACGCTTACCAGTCGTATACTTCCTCCGGATCTGTAGGAAAGCCTTATTAGACCTAAGGCAAGCTGAACGGCTATCTCTTCGTAATCTATCCTTATCCTTTCCCAGACATCACGGGCAAAGACCTCTCTCGAAAGATTCAGATCCAGATAGAGAACTGTTTTGCTCACGGCAGTGTATCCAAATTCCTTACTCATTAGCTTTCCGAGTTTTGCCGAGGCGTTCCAGTGTATCCTGTTCAAAGATTCTCTCTCGTATTCTTTTATTCCTTTGAAGTCAATGGGATCTTCCATCAGTCTGAAGTCGCTCTCTCTTCCGGGAAGTAGTTCTCTTAACCTTAGAGGAAAGGTTTCAAGATCCATCACTTTGGGAAGTACAAGTACCGATTGAGGCGTATAATACGTGGCGCTGTGAGAAAAGAGTCCCAGCGGATCTCTGCAGGCAACGATTAGTCTCGAAAGATCCTTCTCGCCGCGTCTTCTGAAAACCACCTTGGATTCTACTCTGCTGTCCTCGGTAGAGGAAAGGGAGATCGAGCTCTCTCTTGGTGCTGCGTACTCTCTCTCGGCTCTAATGACAGGGATTACAGTGAGACTGAGAGAGATGAAAGGTACCCTCTGAATATTGTGAACGAGAGTAAGGGTTTCGCCCGGAAAGAGCCTTTCTCTATCAACGGAGCGATCTATTGTAAGATTTTTCAGGATGAGTTTAGAAAGATAGTAGTAGATCCATACAACCGCAGAAAGGGTCAAAAACATTGCCGAATAAACATTGAAAAAGAAAAGAGACCAACCGACAGAGAAGCCCGTCGCAATTATGAGCGGTCCTTTTCGAGATCTTATCTCCTCCAGCTCAAGTCTTTTCATTATTGATCGGTATTGGGAGAGATTCGACTATTTCGTTTATTACATCCCTGTTAGTCCTTCTCATAAGCCGGGCTTCAGGCTTGATTATTATTCTGTGGGAAAGAATATCGCAGGCCGTTTCCTTGACATCATCGGGAATGACGAATCTTCTGCCCCTGATACCTGCAAGGGCCCTGGCCGTTTCCATAAGGGCGATCGATCCCCTTGGACTTACGCCAAGCTGTATGTCTCGGTGGCTTCTGGTCTCGTTTACGATGGAGATAATGTATTGGAGAACGGAGTCTTCTATTTCTACTTCCTTGACCTGCTTTAGAACGGAATCGAGTTCGTCCTGACCGGATACTGGCTTTAGAGAAGTTATGGGATGTTCGTCGGAGATTCCCTTTAGAAGTTTTCTTTCGCTTTGCTCATCGGGGTATCCCATCGTTAGGGAGATGGAGAATCTATCAAGCTGCGCCTCGGGAAGCGGAAACGTTCCTTCAAACTCGACCGGGTTTTGAGTGGCAATTACGAAGAAGGGTTTCTCCATCTGGAAACTCCTGCCGTCAACTGTAACCTGTCTCTCGGCCATCGCCTCGAGAAGAGCGGACTGCGTTCTTGGGGTCGTTCTGTTTATTTCATCTACGAGAAGAATCTGGGTGAAGATTGGACCCTTTCTGAAGTTGAACTCGTTTGTCTTGAGGTTGAGAATACTTATGCCGGTTACATCACCAGGCAGAAGGTCCGGAGTGCACTGCAATCTGTTGAATTCCAGCCCGAGAGAAATCGCCAGGCTTCTCGCCAGCATGGTCTTACCCACGCCCGGCACGTCGTTTATCAAGACGTGTCCACCGCTTATCAGAACGGCCAGTACCCTCTCTATAGTCTTTTCCTTTCCAACGATTACCCTGGAAATATTCTCTTTGATCTTGCTTCCGAATTCTCCAATAGAAACCATCTTTCACCTCTTAGGAAGTCTGCAGCCTGTAGAAGTGTAACACATGCAAACAAATGCTCGCAAACCCTTCCAACTTTCAAAGAAAAACGCATCTCTTCTAGGAGACGCGTTTTTTTGAACGAGCTCTGATTGCCTTGTTAGGCTCTATACTAAAGGCCGAACCGAATCTCGTTCCACAGAGAGTTGTAGATTCTAAGATCCTCTCCAAGGTCCTTTATCAGTTCTGTATTTTCCATCTCTTTGGCAGAGTAGACAGGTTCTTCTTCCATAAGTTCTCTTGCCGGTACATTCGGTGAAGGTAAGAGAAGATAATCAGAAATCTTCGCGGCAACATCCGGCCTCAATATGTAGTTGATGAACAAGTGGGCGTTATCGATATTTTTGGCCCCCTTCAGGATTACAAAACTGTCGATCCACAAAGTGCTGCCTTCAACCGGAATGAAGAAATCGATGTCCTCGAGCTCCTCTTCGGTCGCCTCATAGAAGATATTTTCGCCATAGCCGTGCACAACCCAGAATTCCCCTGATAACACGCCTTTAGCGAAGAGTTCGCTGTCGAATTTCGCAATGTTTTCCTTCCAGGTAAGTATTAGT encodes:
- a CDS encoding ABC transporter ATP-binding protein yields the protein MANEILSVDELQVSYGVIKAVKGITLSVEEGSIVTIIGSNGAGKSTTLGAVSGLIRPSGGKVSFRGNNINRLGAARTAKLGISLVPEGRRIFSNLTVRENLLMGAYNRKDKEEIEGNFEAVFSLFPVLKERLKQSGGTLSGGEQQMLAIGRSLMANPDLIMMDEPSLGLAPIVVEEVFQAIQTLNSRGVTILLVEQNAAKALEISKYAYVLETGKITLQGSAKELLESEEVRKVYLGI
- a CDS encoding glycerol-3-phosphate acyltransferase, which produces MEILFSALLAYLIGSIPTAFLIGKSLYGFDIRKQGTGNMGASNMVAVKGWKIGILTGAIDFMKGLGTILIIKGVSPHWTYQMLFIAASFAAIGHMYPVFLRFKGGKGTATLAGGLIGLDYQVALICMVILLAFIAITDYAAPGIIAVSSVMIFLFRIFGYRWGISLLLIPIAVIMIARNLENIQRILRGEEPGLRAHIRKKKRAPQKGA
- a CDS encoding DUF1295 domain-containing protein, which produces MTYVILSSSLVVLAYMSLFFAIGTLKKDNSVVDIGWGAGFVVVALFTLFVYGEFNARQVITTVLIAFWGIRLTTHIFKRNWGRGEDFRYVQMREKWGEKVLIRSFLQIYMLQGLFMVIISYSVMLINSHSGRSFGFLDVLGILIWVCGFSIEAIADKQLRDFVKTKKPGEIMTKGLWRYSRHPNYFGEAVQWWGIFVIALSIEGGIWAIISPITITILLRFVSGVPYLERKYKQYPAFREYMKETNAFVPWFPRKKS
- a CDS encoding DAK2 domain-containing protein encodes the protein MSSKFLNLLDGTMFFNAFSSGATAVIREQNDLNRINVFPVPDGDTGTNLASTMRSILELTDVSHSIGKTTRSIADAALMGARGNSGAIFAQYMHGLSTIIGDRDSIDRKTFAKAAHEAISYAYDAMVTPVEGTMLTVMKDWAEALIAIEDSERSFFEMVERSNEVALKSLEETPEKLAVLKKAGVVDAGAKGFVAFIEGIKTFLSGRGVNLEDEIIPDIELKKHVHIDEGNIKNRYCTEAIIEGSRLDVNGIKSIISQFGDSALVAGTDTKARIHVHTNEPAELFFKLKDFGTVTQQKVDDMEMQYRVSQKRKYPIALVVDSVCDLPKEVIDYYQIQMVPLYLNFGKSQYLDKITLKADQFYTLLDTTEDYPVSAQPGLNTFQNLYHFLGTHYDSIIAIHVSDKLSGTWNASTKAAERMKDKKISVINSRHVSGSIGLLALTAARMIEEGRSHDEIAKTIESLSKNTRIFVSVNTLKYMVKGGRVSPVLGLVGKAMNLKPIVSVDKEGNSKLYGKAFSKLGNMKKILGFVEELNRKCSVVSYNITHAHAHKTAKAYEESLMKLLGKKPEYIMEVSPVVGISAGVGAVSVSVLCERDTWSPDVNIK
- a CDS encoding cold-shock protein; its protein translation is MTGTVKWFNGTKGYGFITKDDGGDVFVHFSAIEMDGFKTLDEGQRVEFEVEDGPKGPQAAKVRIAK
- a CDS encoding DUF58 domain-containing protein codes for the protein MKRLELEEIRSRKGPLIIATGFSVGWSLFFFNVYSAMFLTLSAVVWIYYYLSKLILKNLTIDRSVDRERLFPGETLTLVHNIQRVPFISLSLTVIPVIRAEREYAAPRESSISLSSTEDSRVESKVVFRRRGEKDLSRLIVACRDPLGLFSHSATYYTPQSVLVLPKVMDLETFPLRLRELLPGRESDFRLMEDPIDFKGIKEYERESLNRIHWNASAKLGKLMSKEFGYTAVSKTVLYLDLNLSREVFARDVWERIRIDYEEIAVQLALGLIRLSYRSGGSIRLVSVGEEVLRLSDRGRDWIDFAEALSNTKGIDHGSQLCEIIEDDLEQFDPSTTVVLISLYLGEEILPQLLRARSHASRVVVLIIPFSPREPWMKRNVSYQMLPKTIDELKKRAAFLEEEQIIVRVVGDDQSIQEVLLDL
- a CDS encoding AAA family ATPase, producing the protein MVSIGEFGSKIKENISRVIVGKEKTIERVLAVLISGGHVLINDVPGVGKTMLARSLAISLGLEFNRLQCTPDLLPGDVTGISILNLKTNEFNFRKGPIFTQILLVDEINRTTPRTQSALLEAMAERQVTVDGRSFQMEKPFFVIATQNPVEFEGTFPLPEAQLDRFSISLTMGYPDEQSERKLLKGISDEHPITSLKPVSGQDELDSVLKQVKEVEIEDSVLQYIISIVNETRSHRDIQLGVSPRGSIALMETARALAGIRGRRFVIPDDVKETACDILSHRIIIKPEARLMRRTNRDVINEIVESLPIPINNEKT